The Candidatus Bathyanammoxibius amoris genome includes a window with the following:
- a CDS encoding response regulator, with protein sequence MSRHNILVVDDEQDSLDLLQRTLRRECIVFAAHSGEAALRILKDSNISMIISDQKMPEMTGTELFKRTMDICPDVTRIVLTGYTDVEDLIDAINTGHVYRYITKPWKPEELKSTVRDVLSRMDLEEENEELLQEVQDQVTKLSASIEKEVRIRKVFERYVPEKVVSEVLERADEHLFTGENRSVTILSLDIRSFTPFSEKHTPEEVVEVLNKLFSEISKIVIAKGGVVDKFIGDGVLAVFGAPASLDDHALCAVSAALEIQKSLAKFNDWLKDRMGETIAIGIGINSGKVISGNVGSKEKMEYTVIGGPVNMAFHIQDCTKEKPNSILIGKDTYDMISDKVKATSVGKKLLKGRSEEMELFEVQEVLATANT encoded by the coding sequence ATGTCAAGGCATAACATCTTAGTAGTTGATGACGAACAGGACAGTCTGGACTTGCTTCAACGCACGCTGCGCAGGGAATGCATCGTTTTTGCGGCGCATAGCGGCGAAGCTGCCTTGAGAATCCTGAAGGACAGCAACATCTCCATGATAATCTCAGACCAGAAGATGCCTGAGATGACGGGAACGGAACTTTTTAAACGTACCATGGATATATGTCCCGACGTCACCCGGATCGTTCTTACCGGATACACCGACGTTGAAGACCTGATAGATGCCATAAACACGGGACACGTGTATCGATATATAACAAAACCCTGGAAGCCCGAAGAACTAAAATCCACGGTCCGGGACGTACTATCCAGAATGGACCTTGAAGAGGAAAACGAAGAGCTGCTACAAGAAGTCCAGGACCAGGTAACCAAGCTCTCCGCCTCCATCGAAAAGGAAGTGAGAATAAGGAAGGTCTTTGAACGTTACGTGCCCGAGAAGGTAGTCAGCGAGGTCCTGGAACGCGCAGACGAACACCTGTTCACGGGGGAAAACCGAAGCGTCACGATACTCTCTCTCGACATAAGAAGTTTTACCCCGTTCTCTGAGAAGCACACACCGGAGGAGGTGGTGGAGGTACTGAATAAACTGTTTTCCGAGATAAGCAAAATAGTAATAGCTAAAGGCGGTGTGGTGGATAAATTCATCGGTGACGGTGTTCTGGCCGTCTTTGGGGCACCGGCCTCACTGGACGACCACGCACTTTGTGCCGTCTCAGCCGCCCTCGAAATACAAAAGTCCCTTGCAAAGTTCAACGACTGGCTTAAGGACAGGATGGGCGAAACCATTGCAATCGGCATCGGCATCAACTCAGGTAAGGTTATATCCGGAAACGTGGGGTCCAAAGAGAAAATGGAATACACCGTGATAGGCGGTCCCGTAAACATGGCCTTCCACATCCAGGATTGTACGAAAGAAAAACCCAACTCCATCCTTATCGGTAAAGATACGTACGACATGATTTCAGACAAGGTTAAGGCCACAAGCGTGGGTAAGAAACTCCTTAA
- a CDS encoding ATP-binding protein has translation MRKPSLSFRNKIFLMTIPIVFFVVFIVTGSYSLLNNREQKKQIKEASGVLSKNLNKQLVPFMAISNYEPLSGFVQDLATDKNVIYAVVEDQKGKVIAKSKNAEEFLSEKTRIKNTYSSDIYSVQKYFSPGAERWIMEAQVPLFEGNVKYGTVRIGYARELMTSGAGRALKIGLFAGGVGLLVSLGASFLTAYTITKPVKNFVKDIKIISGGNLDHQVNIRSRNEIGQLASEFNKLTKNLKNTLTEKDNYANELADLNTNLEEKVRERTVALQKSHQDLEKAYKELQGAQAQLVQSEKMASLGQLVAGIAHELNNPVSFIYGNMDHLEEYINNIKEILSGFRDLKSVSPEEKKQMDHLIQEIDLDFLLKDLDKLIKSCKNGAERTKDIVASLRSFSRLDEAALKRADIHEGINSTLEILTHLYKNRINVHKEYGDIPKINCFAGELNQVFMNLLANAAQAIEDKGDVWIKTEKTDTKVKISIRDSGKGISEENKKKLFTPFFTTKPVGKGTGLGLSISYGIIEKHQGRIWAESKVGEGTTFNIELPIEGPKQDVKA, from the coding sequence ATGAGAAAGCCTTCCCTAAGTTTCCGCAACAAGATATTCCTCATGACCATACCAATAGTGTTCTTTGTAGTCTTCATTGTCACGGGGTCATACAGCCTTCTAAACAACCGGGAACAAAAAAAGCAGATTAAGGAAGCAAGCGGGGTACTCTCGAAAAACCTCAATAAACAGCTCGTGCCATTCATGGCCATCAGCAATTATGAACCCCTTTCCGGCTTTGTCCAAGACCTTGCCACAGACAAGAACGTCATCTACGCCGTAGTCGAGGACCAGAAAGGCAAGGTCATCGCCAAGAGCAAGAACGCCGAAGAGTTCTTGTCAGAAAAGACCAGGATAAAGAATACCTATTCATCCGACATCTATTCTGTACAAAAATATTTTAGCCCCGGCGCAGAGCGCTGGATTATGGAGGCGCAAGTACCCCTGTTTGAAGGCAACGTAAAATACGGCACCGTCCGGATAGGCTACGCGCGCGAGCTTATGACCAGCGGGGCGGGGCGGGCCCTGAAGATAGGACTCTTCGCCGGCGGCGTCGGACTGCTTGTGTCACTGGGGGCAAGTTTCCTGACGGCCTATACCATAACAAAACCCGTAAAGAACTTTGTCAAAGACATAAAGATAATCTCGGGCGGCAACCTGGACCATCAGGTAAACATACGCTCCCGGAACGAAATCGGACAGCTCGCGTCTGAGTTCAACAAGCTTACCAAGAATCTCAAGAACACACTTACCGAAAAGGACAACTACGCAAATGAACTCGCCGACCTGAACACCAATCTGGAAGAAAAGGTACGGGAGCGGACCGTAGCCCTGCAGAAATCTCATCAAGACCTGGAGAAGGCCTACAAAGAGCTCCAGGGGGCACAGGCTCAACTCGTGCAGTCGGAGAAAATGGCCTCCCTGGGCCAACTGGTCGCCGGCATAGCCCACGAATTAAATAATCCGGTAAGCTTTATTTACGGCAATATGGACCACCTGGAGGAATACATAAACAACATAAAAGAGATCCTCTCCGGGTTTAGAGACCTAAAATCCGTCAGCCCGGAAGAAAAAAAGCAGATGGACCATTTAATCCAGGAGATAGACCTTGATTTTTTACTAAAAGACCTGGACAAATTAATAAAAAGCTGTAAAAATGGAGCCGAGCGGACAAAAGACATTGTAGCTTCCCTGCGAAGCTTCTCCAGGCTGGACGAGGCTGCGCTAAAGCGGGCAGATATTCATGAGGGTATTAACAGCACACTGGAAATTCTCACTCACCTTTATAAGAACCGTATCAACGTACACAAAGAATACGGAGATATCCCAAAAATCAATTGCTTCGCCGGTGAGCTCAACCAGGTCTTCATGAACCTGCTGGCAAACGCCGCCCAGGCAATAGAGGATAAGGGGGATGTCTGGATAAAGACTGAAAAGACGGACACAAAAGTAAAAATCTCCATCAGAGACAGCGGAAAGGGCATTTCGGAGGAGAACAAGAAAAAGCTCTTTACACCCTTCTTTACCACAAAACCCGTGGGTAAAGGAACCGGTCTTGGCCTCAGCATCAGTTATGGTATAATAGAAAAACACCAGGGCCGGATATGGGCAGAGAGCAAAGTGGGAGAAGGAACCACTTTTAACATAGAGCTACCGATAGAAGGACCAAAGCAAGATGTCAAGGCATAA
- a CDS encoding DnaJ domain-containing protein has translation MKVEYKGTLIGLGLGWFTGRFLGSILGATLGRVYDSVKVNPVENPYTVLGIDRSATNEEVKKRYLELSVKYHPDKVTHLGEELKALAHRKFVEVSNAYEEVRKERGL, from the coding sequence ATGAAAGTAGAGTACAAGGGCACGCTAATCGGTTTAGGCCTGGGATGGTTTACAGGCCGGTTCCTGGGCTCCATATTGGGTGCAACCCTCGGCCGCGTATACGATTCCGTAAAGGTAAACCCCGTGGAAAACCCGTACACGGTGTTGGGGATTGACAGGTCCGCAACAAATGAAGAGGTAAAGAAGCGCTACCTGGAACTCTCCGTCAAGTACCATCCAGACAAGGTTACACACCTGGGAGAAGAACTCAAAGCCCTCGCCCATCGGAAGTTCGTAGAAGTAAGTAACGCATACGAAGAGGTCCGAAAGGAACGGGGTCTTTAA
- a CDS encoding pyridoxal phosphate-dependent aminotransferase — translation MNLSRIAEKIKPSGTIKISTKVKNMVQEGISVIGFGMGEPDFDTPKNITDAAIKAIKDGFTRYTPTSGILELKEVICEKLLQDNGLQYSPTQVAVTIGAKQAVHNLLLVLCDSGDEVIIPAPYWVSYPEQVKMAGATPVFVHTDDGSGFKLTPESLKAAITSRTKVLIINSPSNPAGVVYTEEEMRALVSIAVENDIYIVSDEIYEKIIYDGMKHVSPAGFGDEFMGKVITVNGFSKAYAMTGWRVGYAAGPEQIIKAAIRLQDHTTSCANSIAQKAAVEALRGDQTPVRHMVEQFDKRRRYMVEKLRGLEGISCTMPEGAFYVFPNVSGLYGRSMSGIEVSNSTEFVEMLIEKAGVALVPGVCFGSDNHVRISFATNMKHIEEGMDRLQEVLTSQGAP, via the coding sequence ATGAACCTATCAAGGATTGCTGAAAAAATAAAGCCCTCCGGTACTATCAAGATAAGTACCAAGGTCAAAAATATGGTGCAGGAGGGTATCAGCGTCATCGGTTTCGGCATGGGGGAGCCCGACTTTGATACCCCAAAGAACATCACTGACGCAGCCATAAAGGCCATAAAGGACGGCTTCACCAGATACACACCAACCTCCGGGATCTTAGAACTCAAAGAGGTTATCTGTGAGAAGCTATTGCAAGACAACGGCCTACAATACTCTCCCACACAGGTGGCGGTAACAATCGGCGCAAAGCAGGCCGTCCACAACCTGTTACTGGTACTGTGTGACAGCGGAGACGAAGTAATAATCCCCGCCCCATACTGGGTCAGCTACCCGGAACAGGTAAAGATGGCTGGTGCCACGCCTGTCTTCGTACATACCGATGACGGGTCAGGATTCAAGTTAACGCCCGAATCCCTGAAGGCGGCGATCACATCCAGGACCAAGGTTCTTATCATAAACAGTCCCAGTAACCCCGCGGGAGTAGTATATACAGAGGAGGAAATGAGGGCGCTGGTAAGTATCGCCGTGGAGAACGATATATACATCGTCTCTGACGAGATATACGAGAAGATAATATACGATGGGATGAAACACGTTAGCCCTGCCGGCTTTGGCGACGAGTTTATGGGAAAAGTTATAACGGTAAACGGGTTTTCAAAGGCCTATGCCATGACAGGCTGGCGTGTGGGCTATGCGGCAGGGCCGGAGCAGATTATAAAGGCGGCCATAAGACTTCAGGACCATACCACCAGCTGCGCCAACTCCATCGCCCAGAAGGCCGCAGTGGAGGCCCTCCGGGGCGACCAAACACCTGTAAGACACATGGTGGAGCAATTCGACAAAAGAAGAAGGTATATGGTCGAAAAACTCCGGGGATTAGAAGGTATATCCTGCACCATGCCCGAAGGGGCATTCTACGTCTTCCCCAATGTCTCAGGCCTTTACGGGCGAAGCATGTCAGGTATAGAAGTAAGCAATTCAACTGAGTTTGTGGAAATGCTAATAGAAAAGGCCGGGGTGGCCCTTGTCCCCGGAGTGTGCTTCGGTTCCGACAACCACGTAAGAATATCCTTTGCCACAAACATGAAACACATTGAAGAAGGGATGGATAGACTGCAAGAAGTCTTGACCTCCCAGGGGGCGCCGTAA
- a CDS encoding GAF domain-containing protein, with protein sequence MELKGDSDTSSAQETLGSFLSVFNPPKILQVQDLPRLLFDIIDEATQITKAERGTLYLVDQKKGILTSYIAHGLATETITLPIGSGAAGHVARTGKLHNCPDVNECPFFDKGSDARTGFKTRSMLSAPVINQKNLIIGIIQLVNKQPHFTAGDEKFVETFASYIAVSIENAQLYKEREKTFRSAVEMITSAIDKRDPATAGHSVRVSRLCLSLAQEMGLSENELAVIGYAALLHDIGKIGVPDAVLLKPGRLDDDEYATIKLHAVHTGEILYKMHWPEEWHDIPAVATMHHERLDGSGYPKKHTAREMPFIARILALADTYDALVAIDRPYRRALSHKKVVDYLGEEVKKDLYDNTVYEALNGLDPSLLKSIYGDRIFHEEP encoded by the coding sequence ATGGAACTAAAAGGCGACTCTGACACATCCAGCGCGCAGGAGACTCTCGGCAGTTTTCTGTCCGTCTTTAACCCTCCAAAGATACTACAGGTTCAGGACCTGCCCCGGCTTCTCTTTGATATCATAGACGAAGCCACACAAATCACCAAAGCCGAACGCGGCACCCTGTACCTGGTCGACCAAAAAAAGGGTATCCTGACCAGCTACATCGCCCATGGGCTGGCGACAGAAACAATCACACTGCCTATCGGGTCGGGGGCCGCAGGGCACGTGGCCAGGACGGGGAAACTCCATAACTGCCCGGATGTCAACGAGTGCCCGTTCTTTGATAAAGGCTCCGACGCTCGAACCGGCTTCAAAACACGTTCCATGCTCTCCGCACCCGTCATAAACCAGAAAAATCTGATAATCGGGATTATACAGCTTGTCAATAAGCAACCGCACTTTACGGCCGGTGACGAGAAGTTCGTGGAAACCTTTGCGTCATACATCGCCGTGTCCATTGAAAACGCCCAGCTGTATAAGGAACGAGAAAAGACCTTTAGAAGCGCCGTTGAGATGATAACCAGCGCCATTGACAAAAGGGACCCCGCCACGGCAGGACACTCGGTCCGTGTAAGCAGGTTGTGTCTGTCGCTCGCTCAAGAAATGGGGCTTTCGGAAAATGAACTGGCTGTCATCGGATATGCCGCACTTCTTCATGACATAGGAAAAATCGGTGTGCCCGATGCCGTACTCCTAAAACCCGGCAGGCTTGACGACGATGAGTATGCCACTATCAAACTACATGCAGTCCATACCGGAGAAATACTCTACAAGATGCACTGGCCCGAAGAATGGCATGATATCCCCGCGGTCGCCACCATGCACCACGAAAGGCTCGACGGAAGCGGTTATCCCAAAAAACACACGGCACGTGAAATGCCCTTTATTGCACGAATACTCGCCTTAGCAGACACCTACGACGCCCTCGTAGCAATAGACAGGCCCTACCGGCGGGCCTTATCCCATAAGAAGGTAGTCGATTACCTGGGCGAAGAAGTTAAAAAGGATTTATATGATAATACAGTATACGAGGCCCTGAACGGCTTGGACCCGTCACTTCTCAAATCAATCTACGGTGACAGAATCTTCCACGAGGAACCCTGA
- a CDS encoding hemolysin family protein — MEEGSRFFLMEWLGVFCLMGVLLFLSALFSSSETALFSLGKEDIKRLKGENTRIGSILAGLTGSPKRLLITILLGNTAVNVAFYSISFGLSREILNSGTPDAAFWAWMVGFGSLLAVIVLGEAIPKSVAVRIPEHLSRLVAVPISILEKLLLPVRVPITMILDGLGKLFAGGGEKEPYITAEELKVMLALSERHGVVDTRERTMIHAVLDFGRMRVKDAMVPRVDMTTFDISDSVDDFLALVRKTKHKKVPVYEGSNDNILGVVYAKDVFLNPGEDLRTMIRDVTFVPETKTIESLLREFRREHQQMAVVADEYGGTAGLITLEDILEEVVGEIQDETERYEEPIRKLGGKRYMVHGSISLMDWCETFGVELNPVADTIGGYVVSLLGRIPQKNDSVSYKDIVFTVKEVRKRRITRLLVEFVGER, encoded by the coding sequence ATGGAAGAAGGCAGTAGATTTTTCCTTATGGAATGGTTGGGCGTATTCTGTCTGATGGGGGTTCTGCTGTTTCTCTCCGCCCTGTTTTCCTCCTCAGAGACGGCACTCTTTTCACTCGGCAAAGAGGATATAAAACGGCTTAAAGGGGAAAACACCCGCATCGGCAGTATATTAGCCGGTCTGACAGGCTCTCCCAAAAGGCTTCTCATAACCATCCTGCTTGGTAATACCGCCGTAAACGTTGCTTTTTACAGCATTTCCTTCGGTCTGTCCCGGGAGATATTGAACTCTGGTACGCCTGATGCGGCGTTCTGGGCGTGGATGGTCGGCTTCGGCAGCCTTCTGGCGGTCATTGTCCTAGGTGAGGCAATACCGAAGAGTGTTGCCGTACGGATTCCCGAACACCTGTCCCGCCTTGTTGCCGTACCAATATCAATCTTAGAGAAACTCCTTCTGCCCGTCCGTGTCCCCATTACCATGATACTGGACGGTCTTGGAAAGCTCTTTGCCGGGGGGGGAGAAAAGGAGCCCTATATCACTGCAGAGGAACTGAAGGTGATGCTGGCCCTTAGTGAACGGCATGGTGTGGTTGACACCAGGGAAAGGACCATGATACATGCGGTGCTCGATTTCGGCAGGATGCGGGTAAAAGACGCAATGGTTCCCAGAGTGGACATGACGACCTTTGACATCTCCGACTCCGTGGACGACTTTCTGGCACTCGTACGCAAAACGAAACACAAAAAGGTACCCGTATATGAAGGAAGCAACGACAACATCCTTGGCGTGGTCTACGCCAAAGACGTATTTCTTAACCCGGGCGAGGACCTTAGAACCATGATACGGGACGTTACTTTTGTGCCGGAGACAAAGACCATAGAGAGCCTTTTGAGGGAGTTCCGAAGGGAACACCAGCAGATGGCTGTCGTCGCCGATGAGTACGGAGGTACGGCAGGGCTTATAACCCTGGAGGATATCCTGGAAGAGGTGGTGGGCGAGATTCAGGACGAGACAGAACGCTATGAAGAGCCTATCAGGAAGCTTGGAGGAAAGAGATACATGGTCCATGGGAGTATAAGTCTTATGGACTGGTGTGAAACCTTTGGTGTAGAGCTGAACCCGGTCGCGGACACCATTGGCGGTTACGTTGTGTCTCTGCTGGGGCGCATACCCCAGAAAAACGACTCGGTAAGCTACAAAGACATAGTCTTCACCGTTAAAGAGGTTAGGAAGAGACGCATTACCAGGCTTCTGGTCGAATTTGTAGGAGAAAGGTAG
- a CDS encoding CNNM domain-containing protein: MPANIYILLFVGLLFSFIYAATETGFYCLNRIRLRYREERGWWTAGVINRMLNDPQGMVCTVLIGNNIANYVAVAAFTYIVAARVSQVKAELIATLMLTPVILIFCEILPKTIFQRHADSLLYKVIPVADVSYKIFRPFVFLLRVISRLLHLFLKGLEAKESPFFSPQRLRYFLDEGAEEGAVSVYQSTMARNIMDLGNTPVKEVMIPLEEVTMVPETVGPKSLKSMAREKKFSRIPVYDRERTKVIGIVTLLEFLMEGKAQGGIHKFVRAATYISADTPVDDALMKLRLSRQRMGIVTGSDGKAAGIITMKDLVEEIVGELSVW, translated from the coding sequence ATGCCGGCAAATATATACATATTACTGTTTGTAGGCCTCTTGTTCTCGTTCATATACGCCGCAACGGAGACGGGCTTTTATTGTCTTAACCGAATCCGCCTGAGATACAGGGAAGAAAGGGGCTGGTGGACGGCCGGGGTTATAAACCGGATGCTTAACGACCCGCAGGGTATGGTCTGTACCGTGCTTATCGGCAACAATATTGCCAACTACGTTGCCGTTGCAGCCTTCACGTATATAGTAGCGGCAAGGGTCTCGCAGGTTAAGGCGGAGTTGATTGCCACCCTTATGCTCACCCCGGTTATCTTGATATTCTGTGAGATCTTGCCGAAGACCATCTTCCAGAGACACGCCGACAGTCTGCTCTACAAGGTGATACCCGTTGCGGACGTTTCTTATAAGATCTTCCGCCCCTTTGTCTTCCTGCTCAGGGTGATAAGCAGGCTGCTGCACCTGTTTCTCAAGGGGCTAGAGGCGAAGGAGAGCCCCTTCTTCAGCCCGCAGCGCCTCAGGTATTTCCTGGATGAGGGCGCCGAAGAGGGTGCCGTGTCCGTGTACCAGAGCACAATGGCTCGGAACATCATGGACCTGGGAAATACTCCCGTGAAAGAGGTCATGATACCGCTGGAAGAAGTTACCATGGTGCCTGAAACCGTGGGGCCAAAGAGCCTGAAGAGTATGGCCAGAGAGAAAAAATTCTCCCGTATACCGGTATATGACAGGGAGAGGACAAAGGTAATAGGGATAGTAACCCTTCTTGAATTTCTTATGGAGGGTAAGGCGCAGGGCGGTATACATAAATTCGTGCGGGCGGCTACTTACATCAGTGCGGACACACCGGTGGATGACGCGTTGATGAAACTCCGCCTTTCCAGGCAGCGGATGGGTATTGTTACCGGTAGTGACGGTAAGGCGGCGGGAATCATCACAATGAAAGACCTGGTGGAAGAGATTGTAGGCGAGCTTAGTGTGTGGTAA
- a CDS encoding nucleotidyltransferase family protein, whose translation MVMKALILQAGYGTRMYPLTEDMPKGLLPVGGKPLMDYLIRKVTAVRNIDKIYVVTNHKFYDAFAGWHGKLSPSSRKKIELINDGTITNETRLGSIRDIHLVITEKNIRDDLMIIGGDNIYDLSFSDFTNAFLKKKKGDVVAVHRVTDPERLRRTGVILMDEDSRITLMQEKPAEPVSELAVPPLYILRKDTLPLVAEYIYEGNDTDAPGNLIAWLLERRPVYGYIFKGGCYDVGDIESYEKLKDGLPR comes from the coding sequence ATGGTGATGAAGGCGCTGATACTACAGGCGGGGTACGGGACGAGGATGTACCCTCTGACGGAGGACATGCCGAAGGGGCTGTTGCCCGTGGGCGGCAAGCCGCTCATGGACTACCTGATAAGAAAGGTCACGGCGGTCCGCAATATAGATAAAATCTATGTTGTAACCAACCATAAATTCTATGACGCCTTCGCGGGGTGGCACGGGAAATTAAGCCCGTCATCCAGGAAAAAAATAGAGCTGATAAACGACGGAACGATTACCAACGAGACACGTCTCGGCAGTATCAGAGACATTCATCTGGTCATAACCGAAAAAAACATCCGGGACGATTTGATGATAATCGGCGGGGACAACATCTATGACCTGAGTTTTAGTGATTTCACAAACGCCTTTCTTAAGAAGAAGAAAGGCGACGTGGTAGCCGTCCACAGGGTTACCGATCCCGAAAGGCTCAGGCGCACGGGGGTAATACTGATGGACGAGGATTCCAGAATCACTCTTATGCAGGAAAAACCCGCCGAGCCCGTCTCGGAACTGGCCGTCCCGCCGCTGTACATACTCCGGAAAGACACGCTGCCGCTGGTGGCCGAATACATCTATGAGGGGAACGATACCGACGCGCCGGGCAACCTGATCGCCTGGCTACTCGAGCGCAGACCCGTATACGGCTATATATTCAAGGGCGGGTGTTACGATGTAGGAGATATTGAGAGCTACGAGAAGTTGAAGGACGGACTGCCCCGGTAA
- a CDS encoding Rrf2 family transcriptional regulator — protein MKLSNKTEYAILALMELGQRYGKGYVLSREIARSREIPTSFLERILLNLRNAGLVMSHRGANGGHCLAQDPKDISIKEVIEIFEGSLAPADCVNERSQMPVCHIAACCVIKDLWQDMYDAMLESIENVTLNELLVQERQGQEAAMYYI, from the coding sequence GTGAAATTATCGAATAAAACAGAGTATGCCATATTGGCTCTTATGGAGCTAGGTCAAAGGTACGGAAAGGGTTACGTGCTTTCGCGCGAGATAGCCCGCTCCAGGGAGATTCCCACGTCTTTTCTTGAAAGGATATTGCTGAACCTCAGAAACGCGGGCCTGGTAATGAGCCACAGGGGCGCAAACGGCGGCCACTGTCTGGCGCAGGACCCGAAGGACATTAGCATTAAGGAGGTTATAGAGATATTTGAGGGCTCTCTGGCACCGGCAGATTGTGTGAACGAACGTTCACAGATGCCTGTGTGCCACATCGCCGCCTGCTGCGTGATAAAGGACCTGTGGCAGGATATGTACGATGCCATGCTGGAAAGCATTGAAAATGTGACACTTAACGAGCTTCTTGTCCAGGAAAGACAGGGCCAGGAAGCGGCCATGTACTATATTTAA
- a CDS encoding adenylyl-sulfate reductase subunit alpha — protein MVTTEVVNIETDILIIGGGAAGCFAAVEARTLEPAVRCLIMEKAHIDRSGCLAMGLNSINAYLHPGQSPESYVDYVKKEFMDVVREDLVLSIAEGLNDVVRKVEEWGLPIEKDDEGRYIPRGRRGVRVQGERLKPILAEAVRRSGAEVLNRVAATNLIVSGGKVVGAFGLGVRDGRLYVVKAKGVIVAAGGASGIYRSVNDGCGRHLIWYCPWNVGTGYAVGIRAGAEMTSFENRFIALRVKDVQAPTGTLALGAGARQINARGEAYLDKYDEGHPVRKSSTYFRLFATMRENAAGRGPCYLDLGHLGKGSKEEGRFKVDLLNMSPSMALLWAGRDGGDGRFEISGSEPYVVGGHGEAGYWIDVNRRTTLAGLYAAGDVAGGAPKKYASGSWVEGRIAVKTALEEIRLVETPEVDAGSVEREKERVTAPMKRDGGVSPQEMEERLQKLMDEYAGGLSTRYELSEERLLIARDLLSRLRGQSDLLKAGDCSELISAMEVVDRIDVARMVVEHLLYRKETRWPYSQSRLDYPERDDGHWLRFVNSVMDADTGDIRMVERGLNGNDRL, from the coding sequence ATGGTGACAACGGAAGTAGTTAACATTGAGACTGACATACTGATAATCGGCGGAGGTGCTGCGGGCTGTTTTGCTGCCGTGGAGGCCAGGACGCTGGAGCCCGCGGTCCGTTGTCTCATCATGGAAAAGGCGCATATTGACAGGAGTGGCTGTCTGGCCATGGGGCTTAATTCAATAAACGCCTACCTGCACCCGGGGCAGAGCCCGGAGTCGTATGTCGACTATGTGAAGAAGGAGTTCATGGACGTGGTGAGAGAGGATCTGGTGCTGAGTATTGCCGAGGGGCTCAACGACGTGGTGAGGAAGGTCGAGGAGTGGGGGCTGCCTATAGAGAAGGACGATGAAGGGAGATACATACCCAGGGGCAGGCGTGGCGTAAGGGTGCAGGGTGAGCGGCTTAAACCCATCCTGGCGGAGGCCGTCAGGAGGAGCGGGGCCGAGGTGCTTAACCGCGTGGCGGCCACCAATCTGATAGTCTCCGGTGGCAAGGTGGTGGGTGCATTTGGCCTGGGTGTAAGGGACGGGCGTCTCTATGTTGTGAAGGCGAAGGGTGTGATCGTGGCGGCGGGCGGCGCCTCAGGTATCTACAGGTCTGTTAATGATGGCTGTGGCAGACATCTTATCTGGTATTGTCCCTGGAACGTGGGCACGGGTTACGCCGTTGGTATCCGTGCCGGCGCAGAGATGACGAGTTTTGAGAACCGCTTTATCGCCCTCAGGGTGAAGGACGTTCAGGCCCCTACGGGCACGCTGGCGCTTGGTGCCGGTGCAAGGCAGATAAATGCACGAGGAGAGGCTTATTTAGACAAATATGATGAGGGTCATCCTGTCAGGAAGAGCAGCACTTATTTTAGATTATTTGCCACCATGCGGGAGAATGCCGCGGGCAGGGGGCCTTGCTATCTGGACCTGGGACATCTGGGCAAAGGCAGCAAGGAGGAGGGGCGGTTCAAGGTGGACCTGCTCAATATGAGCCCCTCAATGGCGCTCCTGTGGGCGGGGCGTGATGGTGGTGACGGCCGTTTTGAGATATCGGGCAGTGAGCCGTATGTAGTGGGCGGGCATGGTGAGGCCGGGTACTGGATAGACGTTAATCGTCGGACGACGCTGGCCGGACTCTATGCGGCGGGCGACGTTGCCGGTGGTGCGCCCAAGAAATACGCAAGCGGCTCGTGGGTGGAGGGCCGTATCGCCGTCAAGACCGCGCTTGAAGAGATACGGTTGGTAGAGACCCCGGAGGTTGATGCCGGTAGTGTGGAGAGAGAGAAAGAGCGGGTAACAGCACCCATGAAGAGGGACGGGGGCGTAAGCCCGCAGGAGATGGAAGAAAGGCTTCAGAAACTGATGGACGAGTACGCAGGCGGGCTTTCTACACGGTATGAACTCAGTGAAGAAAGGCTCCTTATCGCCAGAGACCTGTTGTCGAGGCTCCGTGGCCAGAGTGACTTATTAAAGGCGGGCGACTGTAGCGAGCTCATATCGGCTATGGAGGTGGTGGACCGTATAGACGTGGCCCGTATGGTGGTAGAACACCTGTTATACAGGAAGGAGACCCGTTGGCCGTACTCACAGAGCCGTCTCGATTATCCGGAGAGGGATGACGGCCACTGGTTAAGGTTCGTGAACTCGGTTATGGATGCAGATACCGGGGATATAAGAATGGTAGAGCGAGGGTTGAATGGTAACGATAGACTATAA